CAATTTGGGGAATGTACAGCTGGAGTTGTTCGAGTATGTGTTGCTCTGTAATATGAGGTTGTATCTTGTCGTTTTCACTCCATTCCTGCAACCGTTCTTTACGACTCAGAATATTGGTTTTACCTGCCACACTTTTGACTATATAAGCTGTAGGCAATAGCATTACTTGATTGCCCAAACGAAAAAAACCACAAGTAATATCATCGTTTGGCAAGAAAGCTTCAGCAATTACTTCACTCAATGGAAAATCTGCCAGTATTTGTTGCACACCATCGTTGGCTTCTTCCAAAGTAGTGACCATTCTTACGCCTACACTGCCCGATTCGGCAGTAGGCTTGAGTACCATCGGAAACCCCACCGCACTTTGACTGAGTAGAGACGAAACCTCTTTCAGGTTTGAGCGAGTAAGTATAAGGTGGGTAGGAATAGGTAAACCAACCTCTTTTAAAATACGTTGGCAGTCATTTTTTTGTAGTAAGTTGCGCAGCGTTTGGGCATTTGAGCCAAGCAAAGGCAAGCCTCGTGCTTGTACATAGTCGTTGAGCCATACCGCTTTTTCATCACCATTGTTTACATAATAGGCATTGCTCCAAATCATTGTTTGAGCAGGAGTGTTGTCCAGTGTTTGTTCCAGTTGGGCTACGTTTTCTACCTCCGTTGTGGTTACTTCAACGCCTGCTTGTTGTAATATATTGGTGGCTCTTTTTACCTCATCTGGAGTAGTGAGCCAGCCATTCCGCCAGTGTCCTTTGCTGCTGATTATTTTGACTTTCATTGTTTTGCTTGTTTTAGCTAAGTTCCTTATTGAGCTACATTCGGATTGTTGCAGGGTATAAGGCTTCTCAATTGATTTGTATTCGATGGAAAATGTTGTGAATAAAACCCAATATAATGATGTTTTTCCAAAGGCAAAACAAGTGTTTTTAAATGCTCAAAGCTGCTGTATATAGTTGGGTCATTACCTCGTGCTCTTTTGCCGAAAGTGTGGTCAATAAGTAAGCACATTCATCTACCAACACCTTGTGTTGAGTAAGCCCTATTTGATCCAACAAATCAGCCACTTGGGTCCATTGCTGAGCTATATTATCAAAGCGTTCATAAGCCACTGCAAAGGCATCAATCGCCAGTAGTTCATAACTTTCTTTCAAAAAATCGCGGTATATGTTTCTAAATAAAGCCCCTCCTGTACCAGCCCGTTCCATCAACATTGCTGTTGTCTGAAACTCATGTTTGATGTTTTTACTTTGTTCAAACCATTGCTTTACTTCAGTGGCAGTCTTGAGTATGCCTTTGTATCCCAGGTTTTGGATGGGTGGATTGAGGTACCTTTGAGCATTGTTGATCAAGGCATTTTGAATGGCTTTTTTGAGATCAAATGCTTGCCCACTATGGGTAATGGTATAGCTTAAGTTGCGTGATGCCATAGCACCTTTGGCGCTTCGGGCAAGTGCCAGACTGGGTAACGAAGTGCTTACCTGACTTCCCTGAGGTTGTGTATCTATCAAATATGCCTTGGTTTGGTCATAACCATACATGGCAGCGTAATGTGCGGCAAAATGGATTTTTTTTGTGAAATAGTCTAAATGATAACAGTCTAGCTTAAGCCCTACAGCCTTGCCTTGATCAATATAACCTTTCACATTTTTCCAGGCTTTTTTCACCGAGGAAGTCTCTTTTACCTCAAGCATAAGCCCTAGATGATTGCAAATATTTTGGGTAAGTTGATCCGGTTTAACCCTCCCCCCTATAAAAGGATAATCCATTGATTTTGTGCGCCAGAAAATGAAGCCTAAGCCCTCACCCAAGCCAAATAGCATGGGCTCTGATAAATGGATGCCTAGTTGCTTGAGTAAACTCCCGGTAGCAGTTGTTTCGCAATGTTGCCCAATAAATGGGTTAAAATCTTCAATGATCATAGGTTATTTTTTGGTTTGGTTAATAGCAATGGCTTGCTCAATGTAATGTTTGAGTATGTCTTGATTGAAGCTGGTAAGAGAGAGAATCCTCAGGGTTTTACCTTTGCCAGTGAGCAAGCCTGGTTTATCTTCCATTTTGCTACCCTTCAGGAAACCAATATCTGCCCCATGTGGCATAGTACGCAAGTGGCATATCCCTCCATTGGCATTGGTATAAGTAGTGATGCGTACTTTTTGGGTTTCAACGATGCCCTCATAAGATTGTAACAATGTCCTGACTTTAATGAATAAACTTTTGTGTTCACTGTATAAATCTTTGTCAAACTGTTTCATAATGAATTAAAAGGTGATGGGTAAGAATATTTTAGTGAGTAACTCTTCTTCGGGAGTATTGTCAGGAGTATTGAGGTATTGGTCAAAAATGGGTGCTTCACGCAATGAATAACTACTGTTAAATAACCACTGCTTAAGCACCAGGTTGTATACTGTGTCTAACTGAGCGTAACTCCCCTGATAGGTAAACATGGCGTATTTTCCGGCAGGCAGTGTTTTTACTACAAATTCGCCTTCTGATGCCACAGGTTTTGCCAAGGTTACACAAGCCTCGTATTGGTACAATATATCACCAGCTATTTCGGGATGGTCGTGCGAGATACCAAACATCTCCATTGTAGGATAAAATAATTGTTGGGCAAATACATACGTCATCAGTTTTTGCCAGGCTTTTTGAATGACACTGGTTTCATATTTACCTAAAATTCGGGTGCTCAATAGCTGTTGGGCAGGTAAATCGATAATTTTGGGAGTAAGGACAAAACCCGGTAAAGTAGTATTGGTAGTTTGTGGTTGGTTTTTAATAAACTGTTGTTGCTGTTCTCTAAAGGCTTGGGGGCTTTTGCCAAAATATTTGCGAAAAGCATGGCTAAACGAAGAAGGCAGCTCGTAGCCCATCTGATAGCTCAGGTCGTGGATAGGGGTATGACTATAAGTAAGCAACTGGGCGGCAGTTTCCATACGCACTCGCTTAATGTATGCCCCCAGTGGTTCGTTGAGGTAAGCTCTGATAATGCGGTGAAAGTGAAAAACCGAGAAATTACCTATTTCGGCAAGTCGTGCCACATCTAAAGGTTCAGACAAATGCTGGCGAATGTATTCCAGGACTTTTTGAATGCGGGTTTGGTAGTCGTTATGAAGATCGTGTTGATTTGTCATAATTGTGTTGGGAGTTCAATAACACAAATATGGGCAAATCAAATGACAGCCACTTGTTCATTTTTGCTTTCTTAAAAAAATACAAGAAGGGAAAGTTAGGAAGAGAAAAGGGGCAGCGATAAGAGGACTGACTATGACTCAGCCCTCGTTATCTTTCAAATCTAAGTACTAATTAATTATCTTAAAAGTTGTGTAGACAGTTTACACATAAGTAGCCCTGATTTTGTAAGAAACATCATTGCTGCTAGGTGTAAAGTCAAAAGCATACTTGTCAAAATCAGGGTAAGGAATTTCTTCGTAATGGAGCCATTCCTTGTCGCTTACCTGATAATAATAGTGCCCTTCAAGACCAACACAAGCTACTTGACGATCGTTGCTTGTAAAATAAATCACTTCAAGCTCCTGAGGATAACCGTGGCTATCGTTTAGCTTCACCTTATTGCCGTCAGGGCTTATAGAGCCAAGAGGGGCCTCCTCTTGCCATTTTACATATACATCGTTTAAAACCATAGTATTATAGTAGTTATTGCTTGTGGGAGCAAAACATACACATTTTGCGCTCCCTGAAATAAGCGTATATTATAAAGGGAATTACCCCTTGAAATAGTTGCACTAACACACAACGAAGATAATAGGCTAATGTGTTATTTTCCAATAGGAATATGATTTTTGTTAAGCCCAAATTACCTTATTTTTAAGCAAATGTTACGTGCATTTTTGTTTTGCTTATTTGGTATATAATCGGTCAATACGCTCTTTGTGTAGACATTGTCCCAAACTACCAAATTTTTTTAGCGTAAATTGTGATTAAAACAGTTTTTGTGTAATACTAAGTTTGAACTTTATGAAGCGGTGTATTTTTTTTGTTTGAAATCCTCTAGTAGACTTTAAGTATTGTTGGTGGGAAGTAAACAATAAAAGCTCAGTCATTATTTTTTGCTCTCGTGTTGTTGCGGGAGCAGGGTATCACTTGAGAGCCAGATCAATACATTATTTGTTTGACTTTGAGTAAGTTCTTGTTCAAAGAAATTGACAATCTCTTGGCTGGTATATCGAAAACTAAAGTGGGTAAGCACAAACTGACACTTTGGATGTTGATTGATGTGTGGCTTAAGGTGTTTCCAGTGTGTGTGGCAACGTTCGTTGGCGTAAGCCTCATTGACTGGTTTCAGAAAAGTACACTCTGTAATAATGGTAGGGTAGTCAAATAGCCACGCATTGTTATCAAAAACCGAGGCGTGGGTGTCGCCCATAAACACAAACAATGGTTGGTAATAAGTTTCTTCCACTGTTTCGCCTTTTTGCTTGGCTTCTTGCTTTTTTTGCGCCATCAACTGTCCAAACTCTTGCATTTTGCCCTCCGCCATTTTTTGCTGTTTCAATGCCTCATATTCAGGCTTGAGCCTTTGTTTTTTCTCGGCAAAAGCATAGCCCACACATACAATACTATGTTCACAATTAACCACTTTTACCTGATACCGATCGTTTTTACCTATGTAAAATGTGTCTCCACCAGCAACTCCCGTAATACTGTAACTGCCACGTAAGCGAGGGTTGTAAGGTGCCGAGTGGTTAAGACAGCGTCGGGCAATGATGTATTCTTCTAAATAATTTTGAGAAGCTTTGGGTAAATAAATTTGTACCCCATTGCGACTCGCCAGATACTCTATATCCGCAATGTGGTCGTTGTGAGTGTGGGTTACCAACACATAGTCGCCCTGCCTGCCTTCGGCGAGTGCAGCATCGAGGCAAAGCTTGAGCTGTGGAATATAAAAAAAGGTTTTATCACCCGAGCGTGAATAGCCTTCTATAGTAAATGTGGTATTAGGGATAGTCCATTTTCGCCATTGCCGAAAAGGGTGCCCTTCGACCATATTGGGAGTACTAAATGTTGTCATCTGAGGGTATCAAGTTTAAGTTGTAATCAATGCTTCATCTAAACTTATCCAGTCTTTTTTGGGGTGCTTTCGCCCAAATGTTTCAGGGTATAAAATTTCGCTGATAATTTCTACCGAATCAGCCAAGCGAGGACCAGGGCGGTTAAAATACTGATTGCCATCGGTCAGGTATACTTGCCCGTTTTGTACAGCAGGCAGTTCTTTCCAACCAGGCAAATCTGTTAATAGGTTAATCTCTTGCAGGGTACGCTCAATACCAAACCCACAAGGCATAATTAAGATCACGTCAGGGTTTTGTTGCTCAATGTCAGCCCATTGGATATAGTGCGAGTGCTGGGCTTCTTTGCCAAATAAATTGACTCCCCCCGCTTTTTCTACCAAAGTGGGCACCCAGTTGGCGGCATTCATCAAAGGAGAAAGCCATTCTATACAAGCCACTCTTTTTTTACGGGCAATAGGTTGGGTGGTTTGCTCTACTGAATCAATTCTTGCCAATAAGCTAGTGACCAATTGCTGGGCTTTTTGGGGTACTCCCAAAGCTTTACCTACCGCCAATATATCGTTGAATACGTCCTGAAAACCTACTGGTTCGAGGTTGATAATCTGTGGGTTAGAGCTGATTAACTGGCATACGGCGGCTTCTACATCTTTCATACTTACTGCGCATACCTCACATTGCGACTGAGTAACTACGAAATCGGGTGCGAGCTTTTCCAGTACCTCATTGTATACTTCATATACCGACAAGCCTTTTTGTACCAAAGCACCTACACTTTGGTCTATTTCGGCACTACTGCCTTGCGGAAACTTGGCTTCGGTGCATACGGGCAAATTGGTGATACCTACCGGGTAATCACATTCGTGTGACCTACCAACCAATTGATCTTGAAAGCCCAAAGCACATACTATCTCGGTGGCGCTGGGCAAAAGCGATATAATCTTGTTCATGGAATGGGTGTTTTTCTGAGAAAACAAAAATACAAGAGATTATACACAATGTTTACATTATGTGTTTAAACCTTGATAATATAGGGCGTTTGAAGAGTGAATAATGCTGAAAACTTACAAAATATTACATTGGAATCTTTTTTTTTCAAAGAAAACAGACCTTTGTTGCAATTACTTTTTTGGTAAAAAACGCATAAAAGAATGTATACACCAACAAAAATGTCACGCATGGATACCTCCAATGCTATTGGCATATTTGACAGCGGAATAGGAGGGTTGACTGTAGCACGTGCTGTGCGCCAGTTGTTGCCACAAGAAAGCATCATATACTTTGGCGATACGGCTCATTTGCCTTATGGCGATAAGTCTACAGCTGCACTTCAGGCGTATGCCATCAAAATATGCAACGTATTGCTTCAGCAAAACTGTAAAGTAATATTGATGGCTTGTAACTCTGCATCGGTAGCCGCTTATGACTTGGTAAAAGAGTATGTAGGTAGCCGGGCTAAGGTAATGAATGTGATAGAGCCCATGATCAATTACATAAACGATGTATATGCAGGCAAGAATGTAGGGTTGATAGGTACCAAGCAAACTATTTTGTCGAATGTATACAAAAAAAAGGTAGACCAACTAGGGGCAGGTATAGACCTTAGGTCGTTGGCAACCCCATTGTTGGTGCCTATGATCGAGGAGAATTTTTTCAAGAACAGTATTCGGGCAGAAATCATTGAGACCTATTTGTCACGAGAAGAATTACAGGACATTGACGCCTTGATTTTGGGTTGTACACATTATCCTTTGATCAAAGCGTCTATCCAAAAATTTTATAACACCAAGGTAGAAGTGCTCGACTCGTCAGAGATCGTAGCAAGTTCGCTTAAGGGAATGTTGGAAATGCATAACCTGACCAACAAGACTGGCAAAGTGTTGCAAAAGTTTTATGTTTCAGACTTTACTCAATCTTTTGAAACTTCTACCCAGTTGTTTTTTGGCAAGCATGTACAATTGACGCACTATCCTTTATGGGAGTAAAAAGGCTTACTTTGGTACATGAGACTGCCGTAATCTTGTAAAAAACGTATATTAACTTGACACCTTTATATATGTAATGCCCTAAACTGTATAAATTATTTGATTTTGACAGGTTGCTTTGTGCAACTGTTGTAGGTAAACTACTTTCTATTAATTGTCCTGTTTAGTGTATAAAACGAACTATAGATAACAAATAACCAAACGCCAACGGCTATACTATTACAAAGATGACCTCAGAGCTTGTTTAAACTTCACCTAATAGATGTTTTACGCGATTTTTGCACTCATATGAGCACAAAACTCATCGAAAATCACGCTAAATACGAATGTTTTAAACAAGCTCTCAAACACAAATTTACGGTAGTTATGAGAAAACGAATATTCAACTTAAGTTATAAAACCCTTTTTGTCGTACTGCTATCAGCTTTTTTTGCGCATTCAACCAAGGCCCAAAAAATTTATAAAATGGCTGAGCCCGACGCCTACAAAATATATAGGTCGCTGGAACAAGCCCTGCAGGAACCTAATAAAGTAAAACATCTTGACTTGAGCGAGCAAAAGCTCTTGGCAGTGCCCAGTGACATCCAAAAGTTTAAAAACCTGGTAATACTGGACTTGTTCAATACCAAAATTACCCGTTTGCCTCAGACCATCACTGCTTTGACCAACCTGGAAGAGCTGAACCTGAGCCAAAACCCTGACTTGAACTTAGCTGAAGTTTTTAGACAATTGACCAAGTTACCTTATTTGCGTAAGCTACACCTGGCCTATAGCAAACTCTCCATGCTGCCACCCGAAATAGGGCTTTTGTCGCAGCTTGAGGTACTTAATTTATACAAAAACAAGTTGCGTACGTTGCCTGCCACGGTGAGTAAACTTACCAAGCTCAAAGAGGTATACTTACAGTCTAACCAATTGAGCCAAATCCCGGCTTGTATTACTACACTTGCCAACTTACAAGTACTAGACTTATACCACAACCAGGTGCAGTTTGTACCAGCCAACATTGGCAAGTTAGGGCATTTGCGCATATTGAATTTGCACCAAAATGCTTTGCATAAGTTTGATAAAAACGCATGGCAGCTACAAAATCTCGAAGAACTTTACTTGGGTTCTAACCCCCACCTCAACTATGAAGAAGTGTTGGCAGTACTGGCAAAACTACCCCATCTGCGTGTACTTAACCTTACTAACAATAATATAAAGGAGCTACCAATGGAGGTAGGAATGATGCTTAACTTACAGGAACTTTACCTGCAAAATAATTACTTGAGCAAATTGCCCGAAGAGTTAAGTTTGTTAAAAAACTTACATGTACTCTCGCTGGCTAAAAACCGTTTTACTCAGCTACCCAAACGGTTTGTCAAACTTACCAACTTGAAAGTATTAAGCCTAAGCCAAAACCCGCAGCTTGATTATGCACAAGTGTTTGACGTATTGGGTAACCTGGAGGGTTTGCAGAAGCTTGACCTATCGGGCAATAACTTACAAAAACTTTCGGGGCAGATTGTGTTTTTACAAGGGTTAAGAGATTTAGACTTGCGCAACAATCATTTGAAATCGCTTAGCCCCAAGGTAGCCTTGCTCACCAACTTGCGTAAACTGGATTTATACCAAAATCAGCTATCAAGTTTGCCCAAGCGTATTCATTCGTTGAATAACCTGATAGAGCTATACCTGGGCAAAAACAGGTTGCCCAAAACTGAGCAACTCAAAATTAAGGCTTGGTTTCCGAATGCCTTGGTAAGCTTTCATTAAACCTCATTTCCGCTCTTTTGACAAAGGCTTTGTTCTATCTGTTGGATAGGGCAAAGCCTTTGGTGTTTTTATACCTGCCTACATCAATTTTATTTTGGTGTACTCCCCCCAATAGTATTTAGTCGATAGCTGATTCGAGTAAATGTTTACCTTGTTAAATACTGTAAACCAGTATTTTATATTAAGATTGCTTACTCAGTTTATTTTTAAAAGTGTGTCGGTTTTACGCCCAAACACCCAATTAAATAGTTTTTAAATTCGTAAATAACTGAGAACCAGCAAACAACTTTGACTAAAATCACTGCGGAGTATTGCCCCAAAAAAGCTATCTTGTAATGATAGTAATTCTCCTTACCTAAAATTATAATCTTATGAAAAGAGTATTTGCCTGGTTGGTATTCGTTTTTGTGAGTCACTATACCTTGGCTCAAGGCGTAGATAATAATGAACTTTTGCAGCGTATTGACAAAAACATTCAGGAAAACATGCAAAGATGGCAAATTCCTGGGCTTGCTATAGCCATTGTCAAAGACGGAAAAACAGTTTTTATGAAAGGTTATGGGGTAACCAAAGTGGGAGGCAAGCAAAAAGTAGATAAGCATACCTTGTTTATGATCGGGTCTAACACTAAAGCTTTTACTGGTACGGCTATAGCCTTGTTGCACGCCCGCCGTAAGCTCAACCTAAACGATCGGGTACAAAAGTGGTTGCCATCTTTTAGGCTCAAAGACCCACTGGCTGCCAAAGAAGCCAGTATTGCCGACTTGTTGTCGCACAGATTGGGATTCAAAACATTTCAAGGAGATTTTGTCTATTGGGGTTCTAAGCTTTCGCGGACAGAAGTAGTGCAAAAAATGGGATTGATTGACGCACCCTATAGTTTACGTACCCGCTGGGGGTATTGTAATGCAGCTTTTGTGGCAGCCGGAGAGCTTACCGCCAAGGTAGCTGGGCAAAGCTGGGAAACCTACATACGGTCACAGATACTGAAGCCGTTGGGGATGAATGAAACTTTGATGTTGTCAGAAGAGTTTGCCAAAGCCTCTAACATTGCTCAGCCTCATTCGTTGGTAGCAGGCAAACTGGCCAGTGTACCCATCATCAACATTGATAACCTTGCGCCCGCAGGTAGTATGGCATCCAATGTCCAAGACATGGCCACTTGGCTAAATGCCCAGGTATATGATGGCAAGCCCAACGGTAAACAGCTTATTCCGGGACGGGTATTTCGTATTACACGTATTCCCCAATCTATTTTGGGCACCAACCAACGGCACCAAAAAGCAACTCATTTTTACTTGTATGGTTTGGGGTTGAGCATCAACGACCGCAAGGGTAAACTGGTTTATTCACACACAGGAGGCGTTAACGGCTTTTTATCGTCAGTGGTGTTTGTGCCAGAAGATAAACTAGGCATAGTAGTGTTGACAAACAGTGACCAAAACAACTTTTTTGAACATTTGACCGATAAGTTAAGAGATTTGTTTTTGAAAGTGCCTGTAAAAAACAATGACGCTCAATTATACCAAAAATTTGTAGCAAAAAAACAGACAGAACAAGAGTTAATTGATTCTTTAAAAAAGGTAGTGGCTCAAAAGAACTCGCCTAACATTGCATTGAAAAAGTTTGCAGGAAAATACCATAACAAAGTGTACGGAGAGGTTGAGATAAAGAAGCGTAAGGGAAAACTGATCTTGCATTTTGCTAACCACCCCCAGCTGAAAGGTCAACTTGAGTACCTGAAAGATAACCATTTTTTGTGTACTTATTCTGACTACCTGCTAGGGGTGAAGGCGTTCCCTTTTGAGGTAAGCAATGGCAAAGTAAAAAGCTTTGTATTGAGTGTAAACGGTTTTGTGGAGTATACCACCTATAAATTTTTGAAAAAATCACCTCGATAAACTTGACTTTACTTTGGATAAATACTGAAAAAATCCGCAAAAATGAGTATATTAAAATAACCTGTAAACCTGCGCTGCAATTCACAAACAAAATCAATCAAAAATTTGTTGGTGTTCATACACCAAGCCAAACCACCATAAGTCTGTAAAACTATGAAAACTGTGATTGTTACCGGAGCCAATTCGGGTTTGGGATTGTATACTTCCAAACATTTGCTGTTGCAAGACTATGCAGTAGTGTTGGCTTGTCGTAACCTAAAAAAAGCAGCAAAAGCTCAGAAGTGGCTGCATAAAAAAACCGGGAAAAAACGCACTAAAATTGCTCATCTAGACCTGGCTTCATTCAATCATATTCGTAAGTTTTGCCTGAATACACCGCTTAATAATGTTTATGGAGTCGTATGCAACGCAGGCATTTCTTATGCACACCCTACCCGGTTTACTCAAGATGGAATAGAAGAAACCTTTGGAGTAAATCACCTGGGACATTTTTTGTTGGTAAACTTACTACTTGGCAAAGCCCAAAACCTGCAGCGCATAGCTGTGGTATCGTCTGATGCGCACAACCCAGATATACAAGGGTATCATCCGCCACCTTATTATGAGCGGGCACTAGAGCTTGCCTACCCCGATGACTCACGGGTGATCAATTGGGAGAAAGAAGGAGCATTGCGTTATGCCAATTCTAAGCTTTGTAATGTGTTGTTTGTGTATCACCTGGCAGAAGAGCTCAAGAAAACCCACCGTCAACATATTTTGGTAAATGCTTTTAACCCTGGGTTTATACCGGGCACCGGGCTGGGCAAAAACTCTTCGCCTGTAAGTAAGTTTTTGTGGTTCAATGTGTTGCCCTTATTTAGTCGGTTCTCTAAAGCCATTCGCACTGCCAACGAGTCGGGCAAGGCGCTTGCTTCGCTTATTAGTGAAGCAAACGCAAGTGGCAAATACTATGATGGGTTCAAGGAAAAGCCATCGTCGAAGCAGAGCTATGATAAAAAACAAGCCCAAAAACTATGGTGGCGCAGCGAAGAACTTGCCCACTTGAAGATCAATGAAAAAATTGAATAATTTAACCCTTCACTGAACAACCCCATGTCAACACAAAAAAAGAAAGTAACGGGTATAGGAGGCATATTTTTTAAATGCCAAAACCCTGACCAAATGAAAACCTGGTATCACCAACACCTGGGTTTGCGTACCGATCAATACGGCGCTTTGTTTGAGTTTCGGCAAGCAGACGCTCCCGAAAAACCAGGGTATTTACAATGGAGCCCATTCTCGCAGGATACTACCTACTTTGCCCCTTCCAAAAAAGAGTTTATGGTAAACTATAGAGTAGAAAACCTGGAAGAACTGGTAGAAGAGCTCAAGGCACAAGGAGTCACTGTGTTGGATGAAATAGAGACCTTTGATTACGGTAAGTTTGTGCACATATTGGATCCTGAAAACAATAAAATTGAGCTTTGGGAACCAGTAGATGAGGTGTTTACCAAAAGTCACGGAGACAAGACCACCAAGTAAAATATTTGTTGGGCTAAACCAAAAAACGGGAATGTATATTGCCACAATCCCGTTTTGTATAGGTTATTTCATGCGTGGAATCACCACATACTCTTTTTTTACCCTAAAGGTAGTATCTCTTCCTTTGTTTTTAAAAGTAATGGTACCTTCCCAATATTTACGCCCCAATGGGTAGGTGGTCTTAAAGCGCACTTTGCCTATGCCGTTTTCTACTTTAATGGGTTCGCCGTTTACCGTCATTTTTGCGTTTGCTTTGCTGGGTACAGCAGCTATCACCATATTGGCACGGTAGGTATCGCCCGACCATAAAATATTGCTTTCTGCGCTCACTCCAGTATATATTCTGTCAAATTTAATATCCTCGGTAGCCGGCTGTTGGACATGCAATTGGGTGAGTATATTTTGTTGATCGTTCAATACTTGGTGTTGCAGTTGAGTAAGCTTTGCCAATGCTACTACCACAGGCTTTTGCCAAAAGTTATCATATACAAAGTTGCCTTTGGGTGCTTCAGGGTTTTTGGTAAGCAAAGGCAAGGGCTTTTTGAACAAATCTTTATATTCATTGTTTAGCCAATGGCTATAAGCATTGAGCTTTTTTTCAAGCGTATAGGCTACTCCTTTGGGGCTACCCAGCATGCCTACCATTAGCTTACTTACCCTGAGCTTGGCTTGGGGGCGTTTTACTGTATATGTTTTTTCATCAAGCCCGTCTCCCGCTTCATTTATCAAGCGTTGTTTGTTTTTGGTGAGCTCGCTTATGATCTCTGTCGACTTTTTCTTGAGCATCTCTGCCCGTTTAATCAATTCCAAGCCTTTGAGGGCATTCCCCCCCTTCTTTACATCTCTTTTGAGCGATTGAAGTGATTGATCGCTTTCCCGCTTGTAATTGACCAGCGAATGCTCTAAAGTACTGTTGATAAGCACAAATTTTTGTATCAAAGGTTCGGGGACTCGGTAGTGGGTATAATACCAAGCACCGAGCGATAAAATGAGCGCCAGGGTAACCACCGAAAACCGAATGATTCGTTTGCGCCTTGGAGCCTTCAAGTTGTTTTTTAGGGCTTCTTTTTGAGTGGGTTCGTTTTCTTCTGTGTTCATGGGTTAATAGT
This is a stretch of genomic DNA from Microscilla marina ATCC 23134. It encodes these proteins:
- a CDS encoding leucine-rich repeat domain-containing protein, which produces MAEPDAYKIYRSLEQALQEPNKVKHLDLSEQKLLAVPSDIQKFKNLVILDLFNTKITRLPQTITALTNLEELNLSQNPDLNLAEVFRQLTKLPYLRKLHLAYSKLSMLPPEIGLLSQLEVLNLYKNKLRTLPATVSKLTKLKEVYLQSNQLSQIPACITTLANLQVLDLYHNQVQFVPANIGKLGHLRILNLHQNALHKFDKNAWQLQNLEELYLGSNPHLNYEEVLAVLAKLPHLRVLNLTNNNIKELPMEVGMMLNLQELYLQNNYLSKLPEELSLLKNLHVLSLAKNRFTQLPKRFVKLTNLKVLSLSQNPQLDYAQVFDVLGNLEGLQKLDLSGNNLQKLSGQIVFLQGLRDLDLRNNHLKSLSPKVALLTNLRKLDLYQNQLSSLPKRIHSLNNLIELYLGKNRLPKTEQLKIKAWFPNALVSFH
- a CDS encoding serine hydrolase, producing the protein MKRVFAWLVFVFVSHYTLAQGVDNNELLQRIDKNIQENMQRWQIPGLAIAIVKDGKTVFMKGYGVTKVGGKQKVDKHTLFMIGSNTKAFTGTAIALLHARRKLNLNDRVQKWLPSFRLKDPLAAKEASIADLLSHRLGFKTFQGDFVYWGSKLSRTEVVQKMGLIDAPYSLRTRWGYCNAAFVAAGELTAKVAGQSWETYIRSQILKPLGMNETLMLSEEFAKASNIAQPHSLVAGKLASVPIINIDNLAPAGSMASNVQDMATWLNAQVYDGKPNGKQLIPGRVFRITRIPQSILGTNQRHQKATHFYLYGLGLSINDRKGKLVYSHTGGVNGFLSSVVFVPEDKLGIVVLTNSDQNNFFEHLTDKLRDLFLKVPVKNNDAQLYQKFVAKKQTEQELIDSLKKVVAQKNSPNIALKKFAGKYHNKVYGEVEIKKRKGKLILHFANHPQLKGQLEYLKDNHFLCTYSDYLLGVKAFPFEVSNGKVKSFVLSVNGFVEYTTYKFLKKSPR
- a CDS encoding SDR family NAD(P)-dependent oxidoreductase; the protein is MKTVIVTGANSGLGLYTSKHLLLQDYAVVLACRNLKKAAKAQKWLHKKTGKKRTKIAHLDLASFNHIRKFCLNTPLNNVYGVVCNAGISYAHPTRFTQDGIEETFGVNHLGHFLLVNLLLGKAQNLQRIAVVSSDAHNPDIQGYHPPPYYERALELAYPDDSRVINWEKEGALRYANSKLCNVLFVYHLAEELKKTHRQHILVNAFNPGFIPGTGLGKNSSPVSKFLWFNVLPLFSRFSKAIRTANESGKALASLISEANASGKYYDGFKEKPSSKQSYDKKQAQKLWWRSEELAHLKINEKIE
- a CDS encoding VOC family protein, coding for MSTQKKKVTGIGGIFFKCQNPDQMKTWYHQHLGLRTDQYGALFEFRQADAPEKPGYLQWSPFSQDTTYFAPSKKEFMVNYRVENLEELVEELKAQGVTVLDEIETFDYGKFVHILDPENNKIELWEPVDEVFTKSHGDKTTK